Proteins from one Candidatus Scalindua japonica genomic window:
- a CDS encoding type II toxin-antitoxin system HicB family antitoxin, which translates to MLTQYIERAMSKAEYEKLEDGSYCGKISAFSGTIAFGSTLYECQKELHFALEDWLINGLRHRDKIPVIEGINLNLKEAIVA; encoded by the coding sequence ATGCTTACACAATATATCGAGAGGGCAATGAGCAAGGCTGAATACGAAAAACTAGAAGATGGATCTTACTGTGGAAAAATATCAGCTTTTTCAGGAACCATTGCTTTCGGAAGTACTCTTTATGAATGTCAAAAAGAACTTCACTTCGCTTTAGAAGATTGGCTAATCAATGGGTTGAGACATCGCGATAAAATACCTGTTATAGAAGGAATCAACTTAAATCTAAAGGAAGCTATAGTTGCATAA
- a CDS encoding type II toxin-antitoxin system HicA family toxin, which translates to MGQKGSHQQFKAVINGVKRRVTVLDNKKDFDIKTFRSMVRQSGLEEKIFFENK; encoded by the coding sequence GTGGGACAAAAGGGTAGCCATCAACAGTTTAAAGCTGTTATAAATGGTGTAAAGAGAAGGGTTACTGTGCTGGATAATAAGAAGGATTTTGACATAAAAACGTTTCGGAGTATGGTACGCCAATCAGGGCTTGAGGAAAAGATATTTTTTGAAAATAAATAG
- a CDS encoding glycosyltransferase, with protein sequence MNLINNLYYSLKPFIPRRLQIGLRRMYVQRKRRACSAVWPIDEKAGNPPQGWTGWPEGKKFALVLTHDVETVKGQDNCRKLAELEMESGFHSCFNFVPERHKVSKELRHYLTDNGFEVGVHGLYHDGKLYKSKKTFQKRAIKINHYLKEWNSVGFRSPSMHNNLDWIHGLNIEYDSSTFDTDPFEPQSEGMKTIFPFLVTSNLTHNSYIELPYTLPQDSTLFLFMRENTIDIWKRKLDWIVEKGGMVLLNTHPDYMNLGEKKRNIEEYPIEYYVELLKYIKKRYKDQYWHVLPKHMAGFCKMQSTNLREIITNKKCQEKGSDKGMKKFCMVAYTNYESDNRVIRYAESLARRGGQVDVICLGVKDQPRYDKVNGVGVFRVQKRSHKETSKYMYLFKIILFYIKASTVLTGKYVFKKYDMIHIHNIPDFLVFTAFIPKIAGSKIILDIHDIVPEFYVDKFKVGNNSLTYKLLVMVERLSAAFADHVIVSNDLWRSKLITRSVDEGKCTTILNYPNSSVFFKREKKKRKDKFLIMYPGTLNWHQGLDIAIKAFGIICDNIPELEFHIRGGGVQVGELMELVAHLKLEERIFFKDYLPVEENANCMATADLGIVPKRADGFGNEAFSTKIFEFMGLGVPVIASNTKIDQFYFDESLVSFFKSGDERDLGEKIFLLVKDKVLRDQLVENSLKYMESNCWEVKENIYLNIVDKLVGNYKN encoded by the coding sequence ATGAACCTTATCAACAACCTCTACTATAGTCTTAAACCTTTCATCCCGAGACGCCTGCAGATAGGCCTTCGCAGAATGTATGTTCAAAGAAAACGCCGGGCATGCTCAGCCGTCTGGCCCATAGATGAAAAGGCGGGAAATCCGCCTCAAGGCTGGACAGGCTGGCCGGAGGGAAAGAAATTCGCGCTTGTACTCACACACGATGTTGAGACGGTAAAGGGCCAGGATAATTGCCGTAAATTAGCAGAATTAGAGATGGAATCAGGCTTTCATTCATGCTTTAATTTTGTGCCTGAACGACACAAAGTATCTAAAGAACTCCGTCACTATCTTACGGATAACGGGTTTGAAGTAGGTGTGCATGGATTGTATCATGACGGAAAGCTTTATAAGTCCAAAAAGACATTTCAAAAACGAGCGATAAAAATTAACCATTATTTAAAGGAATGGAATTCTGTAGGTTTTCGTTCTCCATCCATGCATAACAACCTGGATTGGATTCATGGTTTAAATATAGAATACGACTCCTCAACATTCGATACAGACCCATTTGAACCACAGTCAGAAGGCATGAAAACAATTTTCCCATTCCTGGTGACAAGCAACTTGACTCACAATAGTTATATAGAACTTCCATATACACTCCCACAAGATTCTACACTGTTTTTATTTATGAGAGAGAATACAATAGATATCTGGAAAAGAAAGCTGGACTGGATTGTTGAGAAGGGTGGAATGGTGCTCTTAAATACTCATCCTGATTATATGAATTTAGGGGAAAAAAAACGGAACATTGAAGAATATCCAATAGAATATTATGTTGAGCTTCTTAAATATATTAAAAAGAGATATAAAGATCAATACTGGCATGTATTGCCTAAACATATGGCTGGATTTTGCAAAATGCAATCCACTAATTTAAGGGAAATAATTACAAATAAAAAATGTCAAGAAAAAGGTAGTGATAAAGGTATGAAGAAGTTTTGTATGGTAGCATATACAAACTATGAATCTGATAATAGAGTTATAAGATATGCAGAGTCACTAGCCAGGCGTGGAGGCCAAGTAGATGTAATTTGTCTGGGGGTAAAAGATCAACCACGTTATGACAAAGTAAATGGTGTTGGAGTATTTCGAGTGCAAAAGAGATCTCATAAAGAAACCTCAAAATATATGTATTTGTTTAAGATTATTCTGTTCTATATTAAGGCGTCAACTGTGTTAACTGGAAAATACGTTTTTAAAAAGTATGATATGATACATATCCACAATATACCCGATTTTTTAGTATTTACAGCATTTATTCCAAAGATAGCAGGATCAAAAATTATTTTGGACATACATGATATTGTCCCTGAGTTTTATGTGGATAAGTTTAAGGTGGGAAATAATTCTCTAACTTATAAACTCTTAGTTATGGTTGAAAGACTGTCTGCCGCCTTTGCTGATCATGTTATCGTTTCCAATGATTTATGGCGGAGTAAGCTTATCACCAGATCTGTCGATGAGGGAAAATGTACAACAATCCTAAACTATCCGAATTCAAGTGTTTTTTTCAAACGAGAGAAAAAGAAAAGGAAAGATAAGTTTCTGATCATGTACCCTGGTACCCTAAATTGGCACCAGGGACTTGATATTGCAATTAAGGCTTTTGGCATTATTTGTGATAATATTCCGGAGTTAGAGTTCCATATCCGTGGAGGTGGTGTCCAGGTGGGCGAACTTATGGAATTAGTTGCACATTTGAAACTTGAAGAACGGATATTTTTTAAGGATTATCTGCCAGTTGAAGAAAATGCAAACTGTATGGCGACTGCAGATTTAGGAATAGTTCCCAAAAGAGCTGATGGTTTTGGTAATGAGGCTTTCAGTACAAAGATATTTGAATTTATGGGTCTCGGAGTTCCGGTGATTGCTTCTAATACTAAAATAGATCAATTTTATTTTGATGAGTCTTTGGTGAGTTTTTTCAAATCTGGCGATGAAAGAGATTTGGGAGAGAAAATATTTTTGCTTGTAAAAGATAAAGTATTACGTGATCAGCTTGTTGAAAATTCACTAAAATACATGGAAAGCAATTGCTGGGAAGTAAAAGAAAATATCTATCTCAATATCGTAGATAAACTGGTAGGTAATTATAAGAATTGA
- a CDS encoding type II toxin-antitoxin system VapC family toxin has protein sequence MFRRFRNREIDEGRLEVAIEAFEEQMTLFNVEPLTHSVIKESERLLRGAW, from the coding sequence GTGTTCAGGAGGTTTAGAAACAGGGAGATTGATGAAGGCCGATTAGAGGTGGCAATAGAAGCATTTGAGGAGCAGATGACACTTTTCAATGTCGAACCTCTGACCCATTCAGTAATAAAGGAATCAGAACGTTTATTGAGGGGGGCATGGTAA
- a CDS encoding DUF4351 domain-containing protein, translated as MTTALKLIEKGKMEGKIKGKMEGKIEGEKTLLIRLIESKWGALPSDINKRLSEIKTSEGLEALGEKVIGCEKIEDLFKNE; from the coding sequence ATGACAACTGCATTAAAATTAATTGAAAAAGGCAAGATGGAAGGCAAGATAAAAGGCAAGATGGAAGGCAAGATAGAAGGAGAAAAAACACTATTAATTCGTTTGATAGAAAGTAAGTGGGGTGCATTGCCATCTGATATCAATAAACGTTTATCTGAAATAAAAACATCAGAAGGATTAGAAGCGTTAGGAGAAAAGGTAATTGGCTGCGAAAAAATCGAAGATTTATTTAAGAATGAATAA
- a CDS encoding type II toxin-antitoxin system PemK/MazF family toxin, with protein MAVIKDFFRWNVYLANLDPTIGSEQGKTRPVVVISEDQINQLLPVVNVLPITSRKVDRKVYPNEALIPNGVGGLTKESIVLCYQIRTLDKKRLIEQLGTIDSVERQDKILDAMFFQLGIFR; from the coding sequence GTGGCAGTAATAAAGGATTTCTTTAGATGGAATGTTTACCTTGCTAATCTTGATCCAACCATTGGCTCAGAGCAAGGTAAAACTCGTCCAGTTGTGGTAATTAGCGAAGACCAAATCAATCAGTTATTACCTGTTGTAAATGTGCTTCCGATAACCTCAAGAAAAGTTGACAGGAAGGTTTACCCAAATGAAGCACTGATTCCAAATGGCGTAGGAGGACTAACAAAAGAGTCCATCGTCTTATGTTATCAAATCAGAACATTGGACAAAAAGCGGTTGATAGAGCAACTTGGCACGATTGATTCAGTAGAACGGCAAGATAAAATCTTAGATGCCATGTTTTTTCAATTGGGAATTTTTCGTTAA
- a CDS encoding type II toxin-antitoxin system HicA family toxin, whose translation MPRVNITSKEVEKVLKRYGFVFVGQKGSHQQFKTIIKGVKRRVTVLDNKKDFDIKTFQSMVRQSGFDEKIFFEKK comes from the coding sequence GTGCCAAGAGTTAACATCACAAGTAAAGAAGTTGAAAAGGTATTAAAGAGATATGGGTTTGTATTTGTGGGACAAAAGGGTAGCCATCAACAGTTTAAGACCATTATAAAAGGTGTAAAGAGAAGGGTTACAGTGTTGGATAACAAGAAGGACTTTGACATAAAAACGTTTCAGAGTATGGTCCGTCAATCAGGGTTTGATGAAAAGATATTTTTTGAAAAAAAATAG
- a CDS encoding type II toxin-antitoxin system HicB family antitoxin, with translation MEMIFHGIIEKSDDQYTAICIELDIATEGGTLKEARNNLKEAVEGYLESVIKDNEEDDFIPRHVPDKVIEEYYQRFKSLLRSSAPSEFYEFSEKACAKS, from the coding sequence ATGGAAATGATATTCCATGGAATTATTGAAAAGAGTGATGACCAGTATACTGCAATATGCATTGAGCTTGATATAGCAACAGAGGGTGGGACATTAAAAGAAGCAAGAAATAATCTTAAAGAGGCTGTAGAAGGTTATCTTGAGTCCGTTATAAAGGATAATGAGGAGGATGATTTTATTCCAAGACATGTTCCTGATAAGGTAATCGAAGAATATTATCAAAGGTTTAAATCTTTATTGAGATCATCTGCCCCTTCAGAATTTTACGAATTCAGTGAGAAAGCTTGTGCCAAGAGTTAA
- a CDS encoding type II toxin-antitoxin system HicA family toxin: MASYTYNQFTLVLKQLGFEKVRSKKHETWRKTLSNGAILRVRISHKHGSDIPQWLFHEMLRQAGIDKDKIIRILDLA; encoded by the coding sequence ATGGCTTCGTACACGTATAACCAGTTTACACTAGTACTAAAACAATTAGGTTTTGAAAAAGTCCGTTCAAAAAAACATGAAACATGGAGGAAAACTTTATCAAACGGTGCAATTTTGAGAGTAAGAATCAGCCATAAACATGGAAGTGATATTCCTCAATGGTTATTTCATGAAATGTTAAGACAGGCAGGTATCGACAAAGATAAAATTATAAGGATTTTAGATTTGGCATAA
- a CDS encoding type II toxin-antitoxin system HicA family toxin, with protein sequence MPKNLELRKVIRALKKYDIIFVTGKGRHPKFYDPETKKSYPIKSHGKKTTILSYAINDLIEKFELPADVFENKN encoded by the coding sequence ATGCCTAAAAATCTGGAATTACGAAAAGTAATCAGAGCATTAAAAAAATATGACATAATATTTGTGACCGGCAAAGGAAGGCATCCGAAATTTTATGATCCCGAAACAAAGAAATCATATCCTATTAAGTCTCATGGAAAGAAGACAACAATTCTATCTTATGCCATTAATGACTTAATAGAAAAATTTGAATTACCGGCTGATGTATTTGAAAATAAGAATTAA
- a CDS encoding type II toxin-antitoxin system HicB family antitoxin, producing the protein MKTLKALRIKIKIGELWVSPELHVLLTREDNLYVTRCLDFTVSSHGQNETDALKSLAESIKEYILTAIENSNTANIYDPAHNMYWRMFNEQETKQLNKSFKRSLSKSIIMESPKKFEQLTAEVTYA; encoded by the coding sequence ATGAAAACATTAAAGGCTTTGAGAATTAAAATAAAAATTGGGGAGTTATGGGTAAGCCCCGAACTACATGTTTTATTGACCAGGGAAGATAACCTATATGTTACTCGTTGTTTAGATTTTACCGTATCCTCACATGGACAAAACGAAACGGATGCATTAAAGTCTCTAGCAGAGTCAATTAAAGAGTACATTCTGACGGCAATAGAAAACTCTAACACAGCAAATATCTATGATCCCGCACATAATATGTATTGGAGAATGTTTAATGAACAGGAAACCAAACAACTTAATAAGAGCTTTAAAAGATCGTTGTCTAAATCAATAATAATGGAGTCTCCAAAGAAGTTTGAACAATTAACTGCTGAAGTAACATATGCCTAA
- a CDS encoding GNAT family N-acetyltransferase, which produces MLASYKKKIIAGAVYFHFGEKAIYKYGASDIQYQGFRPNNIVMWEAIKWYCRNGYQEFCFGKTNLEHKGLVRFKNGWGAAKHMIKYYKYDLKDNKFVKESSLVSGFHNKVFNKTPIPILKVFGNLFYKYMG; this is translated from the coding sequence TTGCTTGCTTCATATAAAAAGAAAATTATTGCAGGTGCCGTTTATTTTCATTTTGGAGAAAAGGCAATATATAAATATGGCGCTTCGGATATACAATATCAGGGATTCAGGCCAAACAACATTGTTATGTGGGAGGCCATAAAATGGTACTGCCGGAATGGATATCAAGAGTTTTGCTTCGGTAAAACCAATTTAGAACACAAAGGCCTTGTGCGATTTAAAAATGGGTGGGGTGCCGCTAAACATATGATAAAATATTATAAATATGATTTAAAAGATAACAAATTTGTTAAAGAGAGTTCATTGGTCTCCGGTTTTCACAATAAAGTATTTAATAAAACTCCAATCCCAATACTAAAAGTTTTTGGCAACCTTTTTTATAAATATATGGGGTAG
- a CDS encoding GxxExxY protein, translating into MEQITRKDPQTHEIIGAAMEVHKSLGAGFLEAVYQEALSIEFANRNIKWKKEVNLPVDF; encoded by the coding sequence ATGGAACAAATAACCCGGAAAGATCCACAAACACATGAAATAATTGGTGCTGCCATGGAGGTTCATAAATCTCTAGGGGCCGGTTTTCTGGAAGCCGTTTATCAAGAAGCCCTAAGTATTGAGTTTGCTAATAGAAATATAAAATGGAAAAAGGAAGTAAACTTGCCTGTTGATTTTTAA
- a CDS encoding GxxExxY protein yields MEQITRKDPRTHEIIGAAMDVHNVLGAGFLEAVYQEALIIEFANRNIQFKKEVDLPVYYKEVKLSTSYRADFLCYEKIIVELKALSELSGKEESQIINYLKATGLETGLLINFGASSLGFKRFIFNKNNKKNLRQSA; encoded by the coding sequence ATGGAACAAATAACCCGGAAAGATCCACGAACACATGAAATAATTGGTGCTGCCATGGATGTTCACAATGTGCTAGGAGCCGGTTTTCTTGAAGCAGTCTATCAAGAGGCACTAATCATTGAGTTTGCTAATAGAAATATACAATTTAAAAAAGAAGTGGACTTGCCTGTTTACTATAAAGAGGTAAAACTTTCAACAAGTTATAGAGCAGACTTTTTATGTTACGAAAAAATAATTGTGGAGTTGAAAGCATTAAGTGAACTTAGTGGAAAAGAAGAGTCACAAATTATCAATTACTTAAAAGCAACAGGCTTGGAGACAGGTTTACTGATTAACTTTGGCGCAAGCAGCCTGGGTTTTAAACGATTTATTTTTAATAAGAATAATAAGAAAAATCTGCGTCAATCTGCGTAA
- a CDS encoding DegT/DnrJ/EryC1/StrS family aminotransferase, whose amino-acid sequence MNKIPFIDLITPHLELKEEFLAVFNKALSTGGFIGGPMVENFEKDFAAFCNAKYCVGLNSGTDALRFSLIAAGVNDGDIVITVPNTFIATSEAITQAGALPAFVDINESTYNIDIEKLREYLETKCCFDNKTHRLLNAKTRQPVTAIIPVHLYGQIADMDPILQIAETYNLVVIEDACQAHGAQYKSKKTENWEVAGSMGLVSAFSFYPGKNLGAFGDAGAVTTDNEEIAGKIRQLRDHGQTKKYHHEIEGYNGRLDAIQAGILQIKLRHMSEWNEKRQQLANGYNELLSEIDSIKTPHEPEWSKAVYHLYVIRTKSREELQHHLSENNIATGLHYPVPLHLQKAYEKLGYKKGDFPVSEETASEILSLPMYPQLTHDQQIQVAEKIKEFFPHAKTI is encoded by the coding sequence TTTTAATAAAGCCCTGAGTACAGGCGGCTTCATAGGTGGGCCTATGGTGGAAAACTTCGAAAAGGACTTTGCTGCATTTTGCAATGCAAAATATTGTGTAGGTCTTAATAGCGGAACAGACGCTCTCAGGTTTTCATTGATAGCTGCTGGAGTAAATGATGGTGATATAGTGATCACCGTCCCCAACACCTTTATTGCCACTTCAGAGGCCATAACACAGGCAGGTGCTTTACCCGCTTTTGTTGACATTAATGAAAGTACTTACAATATTGACATTGAGAAATTAAGAGAATATCTTGAAACCAAATGCTGCTTTGATAATAAAACTCATCGACTCTTAAACGCTAAAACCAGACAACCGGTAACAGCCATAATCCCAGTGCATCTTTATGGTCAGATTGCTGATATGGATCCTATTCTGCAGATAGCGGAAACATACAATCTTGTTGTTATTGAAGACGCCTGTCAGGCACATGGTGCTCAATACAAATCTAAAAAAACGGAGAATTGGGAAGTTGCGGGCTCGATGGGGTTGGTATCAGCATTCAGCTTTTACCCAGGGAAAAACCTGGGCGCGTTTGGAGATGCTGGGGCTGTAACTACAGACAATGAAGAAATAGCCGGAAAAATCAGACAGCTACGTGACCATGGCCAGACAAAAAAATATCATCATGAGATAGAAGGGTATAATGGCCGGCTTGACGCGATACAGGCAGGTATTTTACAGATAAAACTCAGACACATGTCTGAATGGAATGAGAAGCGGCAGCAATTGGCCAATGGATATAACGAACTGCTAAGCGAGATTGATAGTATAAAGACTCCCCATGAACCAGAATGGTCAAAGGCTGTTTATCACCTTTACGTCATACGAACAAAAAGCAGAGAAGAACTCCAACACCATCTATCAGAAAACAATATTGCTACAGGACTCCATTATCCGGTACCGCTTCACCTGCAAAAAGCCTATGAAAAACTGGGATATAAGAAGGGAGACTTCCCCGTGTCTGAAGAAACCGCATCAGAAATCCTTTCACTACCTATGTATCCACAACTTACCCATGATCAACAGATACAGGTTGCGGAGAAAATAAAAGAGTTTTTTCCTCACGCGAAGACTATATAA